In a single window of the Candidatus Binatia bacterium genome:
- the gspN gene encoding type II secretion system protein GspN — MRLPRIRLPRPRLSLEWLAALGGRRTILYVGYTAVVFVASLLLTFPHESLVRRILSSVNRGPVSVEFNTVRLAWLDGYELSGMRIGSASADGQPPYLECSRLWVRPALSALLHGNPYDLLLSADLYGGMAQGEVKMSEGAVAGNLQWKDLNLGRYRTLTSLLDEGQLTGRLSGHLDFEGRGANLEAGQSTGEFALEAAALSGAKVGGFPVPDLHLRQTKAKFAVRAGRLEVQEFQATGDVDVQASGQIVLRDPPQESILNLRATIQQSLATPDAVKTLVGLIPRPPGSKPDAPIVITGTLGRPRVR; from the coding sequence ATGCGCCTCCCCCGGATCCGGTTGCCGCGTCCACGGCTGTCACTCGAGTGGCTCGCAGCCCTGGGCGGGCGCCGCACCATACTGTACGTCGGATACACGGCCGTTGTGTTCGTCGCGTCCTTGCTCCTGACCTTTCCGCACGAATCGCTGGTGCGCCGAATCCTGAGCAGCGTGAACCGCGGCCCGGTCTCGGTGGAATTCAACACCGTCAGGCTCGCCTGGCTCGACGGGTATGAGTTGAGCGGCATGCGCATCGGGTCCGCGTCTGCCGACGGCCAACCGCCGTACCTCGAGTGCTCCCGCTTGTGGGTGCGGCCCGCCTTGAGCGCCTTGCTACACGGCAACCCGTACGACCTGCTGCTGAGCGCCGATCTGTACGGCGGCATGGCGCAGGGTGAAGTCAAAATGAGCGAGGGCGCGGTGGCCGGCAACCTGCAGTGGAAGGACCTCAACCTCGGCCGCTACCGCACGCTCACGTCCTTGCTCGACGAAGGCCAGCTGACCGGCCGTCTCTCCGGACACCTGGATTTCGAAGGCCGGGGCGCAAACCTGGAGGCGGGTCAAAGCACGGGCGAATTCGCGCTCGAGGCCGCCGCTCTCAGCGGTGCAAAGGTGGGCGGCTTCCCGGTGCCGGATCTGCATCTGCGGCAGACCAAAGCGAAGTTCGCCGTCCGCGCCGGGCGCTTGGAGGTGCAGGAGTTTCAAGCCACGGGCGACGTCGACGTGCAGGCATCCGGCCAGATCGTCTTGCGTGATCCGCCGCAGGAAAGCATTCTCAACCTGCGCGCCACGATCCAGCAAAGCCTGGCGACACCAGACGCGGTGAAGACGCTGGTCGGCCTGATTCCGCGCCCGCCGGGATCGAAACCGGATGCACCGATCGTGATCACCGGCACCCTGGGACGGCCGCGCGTGCGTTGA
- the gspM gene encoding type II secretion system protein GspM, protein MKYDPRQLLNYYTRLAPRERLLVGAAALSVVLISLYSFVWDPLQVSREQIGRRIAAKEKDLIEIQKERDTYLDLMRRIEANQSALAQGDPSFSLFPYLNNAVGQAVGREHVTSMNPTDKNLPGTDYQEQLVEIHLTQISLPQLVDLLYRIEKGDHPLRFSRLQVKKRYNDIRNFDVTATVSLLKAVNQ, encoded by the coding sequence ATGAAATACGATCCGCGACAGCTGCTGAACTACTACACCCGCCTAGCGCCCCGAGAGCGTTTGCTCGTCGGTGCCGCGGCGCTGAGCGTCGTCCTGATCTCCCTCTACAGCTTCGTGTGGGACCCGTTGCAGGTGAGCCGGGAACAGATCGGGCGCCGCATCGCGGCCAAGGAAAAGGACCTCATCGAGATCCAGAAGGAGCGCGACACCTATCTCGACCTGATGCGCCGCATCGAAGCCAACCAGTCGGCGCTCGCTCAGGGCGACCCGAGCTTCTCGCTCTTCCCCTATCTCAACAACGCGGTTGGACAGGCCGTGGGCCGTGAACACGTCACTTCCATGAACCCCACGGACAAGAACCTCCCAGGCACGGATTATCAGGAGCAGTTGGTGGAAATTCACCTCACGCAGATCAGCCTGCCGCAGTTGGTCGATTTGTTGTATCGCATCGAGAAAGGGGATCACCCGCTGCGCTTCAGCCGCCTGCAGGTCAAGAAGCGGTATAACGACATCCGCAACTTCGACGTCACCGCGACGGTGTCGCTCCTCAAGGCGGTGAACCAGTAA